In the Candidatus Binatia bacterium genome, one interval contains:
- the gspC gene encoding type II secretion system protein GspC, with translation MLRRAGLGQALKALHYCLIVLAAWAAAVVVVKLATIDLHPRLAATQKAEDPLAGQPHTRRGADDAEILKRNIFGAADVDVASDDGQAAGAGSVDLRLRGVASSHGSWFAVFENTGSGEQNVFAIGEKVFEGPKLVSVDTGGADVLQKGKKRRYEIIEDQDEAAADSAKDSKKGAHQAMKHAGPERPKDLKGKGKEKDKGGHKDDTAGVKKTGEGAYLVDRREIEHVVSNLNEVITEVRAVPVLDGGKSSGFKLFNIRRGSIFDKIGLLDGDIVQRVNDTELTDPSKAVGLLEDVQSMSQIRVGFVRGGKLHTQTYTIR, from the coding sequence GTGTTGCGCCGCGCGGGCCTGGGTCAGGCACTGAAGGCCCTCCATTACTGCCTGATCGTGCTGGCAGCGTGGGCGGCTGCTGTCGTGGTCGTCAAGCTGGCGACCATCGACCTGCATCCCCGGCTGGCGGCTACGCAGAAGGCGGAGGATCCTCTTGCGGGCCAGCCCCACACCAGGCGTGGCGCCGACGATGCGGAGATCCTCAAACGCAACATTTTCGGCGCCGCCGACGTCGACGTGGCTTCCGACGACGGTCAGGCCGCCGGCGCTGGCAGCGTCGACTTGAGACTTCGCGGAGTCGCCTCTTCCCACGGCTCGTGGTTCGCAGTGTTCGAGAACACGGGCAGCGGAGAGCAGAATGTCTTCGCGATCGGTGAGAAGGTGTTCGAGGGACCGAAGCTGGTCTCGGTGGACACCGGCGGTGCCGACGTGCTCCAGAAGGGCAAGAAGCGGCGCTACGAGATCATCGAGGACCAGGACGAGGCGGCCGCCGACTCTGCGAAGGATTCGAAGAAGGGCGCCCACCAGGCCATGAAGCATGCCGGTCCCGAAAGGCCGAAGGACCTCAAGGGCAAGGGCAAGGAAAAAGACAAGGGCGGTCACAAGGACGACACGGCCGGTGTCAAGAAGACCGGCGAGGGCGCCTACCTCGTCGATCGACGCGAGATCGAGCACGTCGTGTCGAACCTGAACGAGGTGATCACCGAAGTGCGCGCCGTGCCCGTGCTCGACGGCGGCAAGAGCTCGGGTTTCAAGCTCTTCAACATTCGCCGCGGCTCGATCTTCGACAAGATCGGGTTGCTGGATGGAGACATCGTGCAACGAGTCAATGACACCGAGCTTACCGATCCGTCCAAGGCCGTCGGCCTGCTCGAGGACGTCCAGTCGATGAGCCAGATCCGCGTCGGATTCGTCCGCGGCGGAAAGCTGCACACCCAGACGTACACCATCCGATGA
- a CDS encoding ABC transporter permease: MSWELFVGLRYLRSRRSEAFVSVITLISTLGVLLGVMVLTMTLAIMTGFEEDLRARILGLHPHLRVSSHLGSGIIDKPDDIVAALKNDPRVEDAAAVVQSQMLVTVGDTLLGVFARGIDPKSKSSTAGIEKYVVEGSLDDVGKHVTVEDADLPTVMIGRELASKLLVERGDTIRLMSPRFSASPMGALPRSRRVVVTALFDSGMVEYDAALVFLGIDDARALFGVGQIATGVEARLKDPNKAPEVAEDLNRTIGAPYWVEPWTEAHRNVFAALKLEKTAYFLVLLLIILVAAFTIVSTLYMVVMEKRRDIAVLKTMGADDASIARIFVMKGLLIGGVGTGLGALFGWLGCLALSHYEFIHLPEGVFYVKTLPIRMEPMNFAMVVGASMVICLGACLFPAWKASRVVPVDVLRYE; this comes from the coding sequence ATGTCGTGGGAGCTGTTCGTCGGCCTGCGTTACCTTCGCTCGCGCCGAAGCGAAGCGTTCGTCTCGGTCATCACGCTGATCTCGACGCTCGGCGTGCTGCTCGGCGTCATGGTGCTGACGATGACGCTGGCAATCATGACGGGCTTCGAGGAAGACCTTCGTGCGCGCATCCTCGGGCTGCATCCGCACCTTCGCGTCAGCAGCCACCTCGGCAGCGGCATCATCGACAAGCCCGACGACATCGTCGCGGCGCTCAAGAACGATCCGCGCGTCGAGGATGCGGCCGCCGTCGTGCAGTCGCAGATGCTGGTGACAGTGGGCGACACCCTGCTCGGCGTGTTCGCGCGAGGCATCGATCCCAAGTCCAAGAGCAGCACAGCCGGCATCGAGAAATACGTCGTCGAGGGCTCTCTCGATGATGTCGGCAAGCACGTCACCGTCGAAGACGCCGATCTTCCGACGGTCATGATCGGGCGCGAGCTGGCGAGCAAGCTGCTGGTCGAAAGGGGCGACACGATCCGGCTGATGTCGCCGCGCTTCTCGGCCAGTCCGATGGGGGCACTGCCGCGCAGCCGCCGCGTCGTCGTCACGGCCCTGTTCGATTCGGGCATGGTCGAGTACGACGCGGCCCTGGTCTTCCTCGGCATCGACGACGCGCGGGCGCTGTTCGGCGTCGGGCAGATCGCCACCGGCGTCGAAGCGCGCCTCAAGGACCCGAACAAGGCGCCCGAGGTGGCCGAAGACCTCAACCGCACGATCGGGGCTCCGTACTGGGTCGAGCCGTGGACCGAAGCCCACCGAAACGTGTTCGCGGCCCTCAAGCTCGAGAAGACCGCCTACTTCCTGGTGCTGCTGCTGATCATCCTGGTCGCCGCGTTCACGATCGTCTCGACGCTGTACATGGTCGTCATGGAGAAGCGGCGCGACATCGCGGTGCTGAAGACGATGGGTGCCGACGACGCCAGTATCGCCCGCATTTTCGTCATGAAGGGCCTGCTGATCGGCGGGGTCGGGACCGGGCTCGGGGCCCTGTTCGGATGGCTGGGCTGCCTCGCGCTCAGCCACTACGAGTTCATCCATCTGCCGGAGGGCGTATTTTACGTAAAGACGCTGCCGATCCGGATGGAGCCGATGAACTTCGCGATGGTCGTCGGCGCGTCGATGGTCATCTGCCTCGGTGCGTGCCTTTTCCCGGCCTGGAAGGCGTCGCGGGTCGTGCCGGTGGACGTGCTGCGCTATGAGTGA
- a CDS encoding Gfo/Idh/MocA family oxidoreductase yields MTDRVRAAVIGAGHLGSLHAAKYAEAAGVELVGVHDIDSARAAGVAARLGCRAWESLDALLGQADCASIATTTATHAEVARVAIDHGVHVLVEKPLAATFDGARAIVDAAEKAGVLLQVGHLERFNPAFADLPQIAGHPRFIECHRLSPFAGRGSDTDVVFDVMIHDLDLIAFVVGRPLVHVEAIGVPVLSDHADIANARLRFEGGAIANVTASRVSLKRERRLRIFQEDAYVAVDFDARSLRIVKRRPGAAIDPAAPMDAIEVEERSFAEDADPLRDEIRAFVDAVRAIAPGSGVAQSRSSRSDAAVSGRDALVALAMAERVRSAVAAEAAAHDPGAAPGADPVP; encoded by the coding sequence ATGACTGATCGCGTGCGCGCCGCAGTCATCGGCGCCGGGCACCTGGGCAGCCTTCACGCTGCGAAATACGCGGAGGCGGCCGGAGTCGAGCTCGTCGGCGTCCACGACATCGATTCGGCGCGCGCGGCCGGAGTTGCCGCGCGCCTCGGCTGCCGCGCGTGGGAATCGCTCGATGCCCTTCTCGGCCAGGCCGACTGCGCGAGCATCGCGACGACGACGGCCACGCACGCGGAAGTCGCGCGCGTCGCGATCGACCACGGCGTCCACGTACTGGTCGAAAAACCACTGGCCGCGACGTTCGACGGCGCGCGCGCGATCGTCGATGCGGCCGAGAAGGCGGGCGTGCTGCTGCAGGTCGGGCACCTCGAGCGTTTCAACCCCGCCTTCGCGGATCTTCCGCAGATCGCCGGCCACCCGCGCTTCATCGAATGCCACCGCCTGTCACCGTTCGCGGGCCGCGGGTCGGACACCGACGTCGTGTTCGACGTGATGATCCACGATCTCGACCTGATTGCCTTCGTCGTCGGTCGGCCGCTCGTCCACGTCGAAGCGATCGGTGTCCCCGTGCTCAGCGACCATGCCGACATCGCCAACGCGAGGCTCCGCTTCGAAGGCGGGGCGATTGCCAACGTGACCGCCAGCCGTGTGTCGCTCAAAAGGGAACGAAGGCTGCGCATCTTCCAGGAGGACGCATACGTCGCCGTCGATTTCGATGCGCGAAGCCTGCGCATCGTCAAAAGAAGGCCCGGCGCGGCGATCGACCCGGCGGCACCGATGGATGCGATTGAGGTCGAGGAGCGCAGCTTCGCCGAAGATGCCGATCCGCTCCGCGACGAAATCCGCGCCTTCGTCGACGCGGTGCGGGCGATCGCGCCGGGCTCCGGCGTCGCGCAAAGCCGGTCGTCGCGCAGTGACGCGGCGGTCAGCGGCCGCGACGCGCTGGTGGCGCTCGCCATGGCCGAACGGGTGCGCAGCGCCGTGGCGGCCGAAGCGGCGGCACATGATCCGGGCGCGGCGCCGGGTGCCGACCCGGTGCCATGA
- the bamA gene encoding outer membrane protein assembly factor BamA, whose translation MLPTIRSAALAAAVILLAALPAGAVGEEGGAAAVAPAPAASKPAAPAAAPAGKPAPKPSAKPAAAKPAARPGPAKPAVKAPPPAARPIVKGVHVEGFKRVDESAIRIHITHPVGVELDETATDLDVKAIYRMGFFENVWVTTEPSPGGVTLVYHVQERPYVGKVEYEGNDHVEKADLEAVIGIRPRTVFDPQKAWEGLREAKKVYAGKGYPDAEIHYDLVTQPDGTVTVHYGIDEKKKVLIKDVQFEGVHEFTHAKLRRVMTSRRKWILSWFTGSGILKEEELRTDVDRLTALYYDSGYIQVRVDDIDVTRKDDDLFLTVRIEEGAQYRVGKVHFEGEVLEDQAKLIKASGLNTGEIFKPSRLRESIFNVTEAYGDLGRAFAEAIPLTDVHEDSKTVDIGFKMTAGPVVSVNRIEVRGNTKTRDEVVRRELRQQEGQQFSGKGLRQGTARVKRLGIFDDVKVESTKTDKPDQVNLAVDVKEGRTGTFSAGAGFSSEDALLANARITERNLFGRDQTATANVDFGSRRRNYRLGFEEPWAFDIPLSLGIDAFNWSYEFSDFRRGGTGMSLRASYPLWELGLRSLLGASLDDIRAGVEYRLENTVIDGVSIHAPPSVTIEEGTKLTSSIRPSIVRNTIDQPFDPTEGSINTISGEFAGLGGENKFTKGDVTSRWYFPVYKSEAGWKLVYSVAGSFGWGWGNGGTSGEELPLSERYFPGGINTVRGFETRTLGPRESWCDPTDGQGGPGTQGGNKCISSAIGGSSQLILNNEIIFPIIPDAGVKGVVFFDAGNAWSNNSGIDLGELRLAAGLGLRWLSPFGPLRIEIGFPLNSKSNDQTQLVLFSFGTPY comes from the coding sequence ATGCTTCCCACGATTCGAAGCGCTGCCCTCGCGGCCGCCGTGATCCTGCTCGCAGCGTTGCCGGCAGGAGCCGTCGGCGAGGAAGGTGGTGCAGCGGCCGTCGCTCCGGCCCCGGCCGCATCCAAACCTGCTGCGCCCGCCGCGGCGCCCGCGGGCAAGCCCGCGCCGAAGCCATCGGCGAAGCCGGCTGCTGCCAAGCCGGCGGCTCGGCCCGGCCCGGCCAAGCCCGCGGTCAAGGCTCCGCCCCCGGCGGCGCGCCCCATCGTCAAGGGCGTTCACGTCGAGGGCTTCAAGCGCGTCGACGAATCGGCGATCCGCATCCACATCACGCATCCGGTCGGTGTCGAGCTCGACGAAACCGCCACCGATCTCGACGTCAAGGCCATTTACCGGATGGGCTTCTTCGAGAACGTCTGGGTCACGACCGAGCCGTCCCCGGGCGGCGTCACGCTGGTCTACCACGTGCAGGAAAGGCCCTACGTCGGCAAGGTCGAGTACGAGGGCAACGACCACGTCGAGAAGGCCGACCTCGAGGCCGTGATCGGCATCCGCCCGCGAACGGTGTTCGATCCGCAGAAGGCCTGGGAAGGGCTTCGCGAGGCCAAGAAGGTTTACGCCGGCAAGGGCTATCCCGACGCCGAGATCCACTACGACCTCGTCACGCAGCCCGACGGCACCGTCACCGTCCACTACGGCATCGACGAGAAGAAAAAGGTCCTGATCAAGGACGTCCAGTTCGAAGGTGTCCACGAGTTCACGCACGCCAAGCTGCGGCGCGTGATGACGTCGCGTCGCAAGTGGATCCTCTCGTGGTTCACCGGTTCCGGCATCCTCAAGGAAGAGGAGCTGCGCACCGACGTCGACCGCCTGACCGCGCTGTACTACGACAGCGGCTACATCCAGGTGCGCGTCGACGACATCGACGTCACGCGCAAGGACGACGACCTGTTCCTGACCGTTCGCATCGAGGAAGGCGCCCAGTACCGCGTCGGCAAGGTCCACTTCGAAGGCGAGGTGCTCGAGGACCAGGCCAAGCTCATCAAGGCGTCGGGGCTGAACACCGGCGAGATCTTCAAGCCGAGTCGTCTTCGCGAATCGATCTTCAACGTGACGGAGGCCTACGGCGACCTCGGCCGCGCTTTTGCCGAGGCGATTCCGCTGACCGACGTGCACGAGGACAGCAAGACCGTCGACATCGGCTTCAAGATGACGGCCGGGCCGGTCGTGTCGGTCAATCGCATCGAGGTGCGCGGCAACACCAAGACGCGCGATGAAGTCGTGCGCCGCGAGCTCCGCCAGCAGGAAGGGCAGCAGTTCAGCGGCAAGGGTCTGCGCCAGGGCACGGCGCGCGTCAAGCGTCTCGGGATCTTCGACGACGTCAAGGTCGAGAGCACGAAGACCGACAAGCCCGACCAGGTCAACCTCGCCGTCGACGTCAAGGAAGGCCGCACCGGCACCTTCTCGGCCGGCGCGGGTTTCAGCTCCGAAGACGCGCTGCTGGCCAACGCGCGCATCACCGAGCGCAACCTGTTCGGCCGCGACCAGACGGCCACTGCCAACGTCGACTTCGGCTCGCGGCGGCGAAACTACCGCCTCGGGTTCGAGGAGCCGTGGGCCTTCGACATCCCGCTGTCGCTCGGCATCGACGCGTTCAACTGGAGCTACGAGTTCAGCGATTTCCGACGCGGCGGCACCGGCATGTCGCTGCGCGCGAGCTACCCGCTGTGGGAGCTCGGGCTGCGCAGCCTGCTCGGCGCCTCGCTCGACGACATCCGCGCCGGCGTCGAGTACCGCCTCGAGAACACGGTCATCGACGGCGTCTCCATCCATGCGCCGCCGAGCGTGACGATCGAGGAAGGCACCAAGCTGACGAGCAGCATCCGCCCGTCCATCGTACGCAACACCATCGACCAGCCGTTCGATCCGACCGAGGGTTCGATCAACACGATCTCGGGCGAGTTCGCGGGCCTCGGCGGCGAGAACAAGTTCACCAAGGGCGACGTGACATCGCGCTGGTACTTCCCCGTCTACAAGTCGGAGGCCGGATGGAAGCTGGTCTACTCGGTGGCCGGCAGCTTCGGATGGGGCTGGGGCAACGGCGGCACCTCCGGCGAGGAGTTGCCGCTTTCCGAGCGCTACTTCCCCGGCGGCATCAACACGGTACGAGGCTTCGAGACGCGAACGCTCGGTCCCCGCGAATCCTGGTGCGACCCGACGGACGGGCAGGGCGGACCCGGGACGCAGGGCGGCAACAAATGCATCTCCAGCGCGATCGGCGGCAGCAGCCAGCTCATCCTCAACAACGAGATCATCTTCCCGATCATCCCTGACGCCGGGGTCAAGGGCGTCGTGTTCTTCGACGCCGGCAACGCCTGGTCCAACAACTCCGGCATCGATCTCGGCGAGCTGCGCCTGGCGGCTGGACTCGGTCTTCGCTGGCTGTCGCCCTTCGGGCCGCTGCGCATCGAAATCGGCTTCCCTCTCAACTCCAAGTCGAACGACCAGACGCAGCTGGTGCTGTTCTCGTTCGGCACCCCGTACTGA
- the lpxI gene encoding UDP-2,3-diacylglucosamine diphosphatase LpxI (LpxI, functionally equivalent to LpxH, replaces it in LPS biosynthesis in a minority of bacteria.) — protein sequence MSGPREAGAPGSPGAPETIGLIAGNGSFPLMFAREARARGLRVAAVAHRGETDEAIEGEVDELVWVRVGQLGHLIRALRKAGASRAVMAGGIDKIRSLSQIRPDLRGMLFLRRAIRAGGHGDDALLRALATELEKERIEVVPSTLFLERLLATPGRLAGPKPSSQALADVRTGCRVLEAIGSVDVGQSVIVERGVVLAVEAVEGTDEAVKRAGKLGRGGAAVIKMSKHGQDMRFDVPAVGPATIATMVEARAAVLAIEAGATLLLEREALATAASQAGIAVLGCTRSGAVAGLSDD from the coding sequence ATGAGCGGCCCGCGCGAAGCCGGCGCACCCGGCAGTCCGGGTGCGCCCGAGACGATCGGGCTCATTGCCGGCAACGGCAGCTTTCCGCTGATGTTCGCTCGCGAGGCGCGGGCGCGCGGGCTTCGCGTCGCGGCCGTCGCGCACCGCGGAGAGACGGACGAGGCCATCGAGGGCGAAGTCGACGAGCTCGTCTGGGTGCGCGTCGGCCAGCTCGGCCACCTGATCCGCGCGCTGCGCAAGGCAGGCGCCTCGCGCGCCGTGATGGCCGGCGGCATCGACAAGATCCGCTCGCTGTCGCAGATCCGTCCCGATCTTCGCGGGATGCTGTTCCTGCGCCGCGCGATCCGCGCCGGTGGCCACGGCGACGACGCCCTGCTGAGAGCGCTTGCGACAGAGCTGGAAAAAGAACGAATCGAAGTGGTTCCTTCCACGCTGTTCCTAGAACGCCTGCTGGCAACGCCCGGACGCCTTGCCGGGCCGAAACCGTCGTCCCAGGCCCTGGCCGACGTGCGCACCGGTTGCCGCGTCCTCGAAGCCATCGGCTCGGTGGACGTCGGCCAGAGCGTCATCGTCGAGCGCGGCGTCGTGCTCGCGGTCGAGGCCGTCGAAGGTACCGACGAGGCGGTGAAACGCGCGGGAAAGCTCGGACGCGGGGGAGCCGCCGTCATCAAGATGTCCAAGCACGGCCAGGACATGCGCTTTGACGTTCCGGCGGTTGGCCCCGCCACGATCGCGACGATGGTCGAAGCCCGTGCCGCGGTGCTGGCGATCGAAGCCGGCGCGACGCTGCTGCTCGAGCGCGAAGCGCTCGCCACAGCCGCGTCCCAGGCCGGCATTGCAGTGCTGGGCTGCACGAGAAGCGGCGCAGTCGCAGGCCTGAGCGATGACTGA
- a CDS encoding OmpH family outer membrane protein: MKKRIVISTVAVLAAAMLAGARPASAADLKIGYIVTPKLLSESKLGKEASAKLKAKADAAEKSLQKKADDVKKLQEDIQKRMAVLNDEEKAKLSEEYDKQLTDAKRMKEDAQQDFDKTRQQIEGDMMTKFRTVIEKFAKDNNYDLVLDAGTLLYISHKADITDEVIQLADKSL, from the coding sequence ATGAAGAAGAGGATTGTGATTTCGACCGTCGCGGTGCTGGCCGCCGCGATGCTCGCAGGTGCGCGGCCGGCCTCGGCCGCCGACCTGAAGATCGGCTACATCGTCACGCCGAAGCTGCTTTCCGAGAGCAAGCTGGGAAAAGAGGCCAGCGCCAAGCTCAAGGCCAAGGCCGACGCCGCCGAGAAGTCGCTGCAGAAGAAAGCCGACGATGTGAAGAAGCTGCAGGAGGACATCCAGAAGCGGATGGCCGTGCTCAACGACGAAGAGAAGGCCAAGCTGAGCGAGGAGTACGACAAGCAGCTGACCGACGCCAAGCGCATGAAGGAAGACGCCCAGCAGGACTTCGACAAGACGCGCCAGCAGATCGAGGGCGACATGATGACCAAGTTCCGCACCGTCATCGAGAAGTTCGCCAAGGACAACAACTACGACCTCGTCCTGGATGCCGGCACGCTGCTGTACATCTCGCACAAGGCCGACATCACCGACGAAGTGATCCAGCTCGCGGACAAGTCCCTCTGA
- a CDS encoding ABC transporter ATP-binding protein encodes MSDAAAAKSVPAIEADGLERRYDDKRKVIEVLKGVCLAVAAGESLAVIGESGTGKSTLLHLLGGLDRPDGGTVKVGGIDLYGLAARERTALRGKDIGFVFQFHHLLGDFDALENVMMPLLVTGSSRSAARKRALAILERVGLGHRLDHRPGELSGGEQQRVAVARALAAHPSVVLADEPTGNLDPGTAEEVHRLLRDVQKEEGAALIVATHNSTLAGMLDRTLRMENGVLKEGRWS; translated from the coding sequence ATGAGTGACGCCGCCGCCGCCAAGTCGGTCCCGGCCATCGAGGCCGATGGCCTGGAGCGCCGCTACGATGACAAGCGCAAGGTCATCGAGGTGCTGAAGGGCGTCTGCCTGGCCGTGGCTGCGGGGGAATCGCTCGCGGTGATCGGCGAGTCGGGAACGGGCAAGAGCACGCTGCTGCACCTGCTCGGAGGGCTCGACAGGCCGGACGGCGGCACAGTCAAGGTCGGAGGGATCGACCTGTACGGGCTCGCAGCGCGGGAACGCACCGCGCTGCGAGGAAAGGACATCGGGTTCGTGTTCCAGTTTCATCATTTGCTCGGCGACTTTGATGCCCTCGAAAACGTGATGATGCCGCTGCTCGTCACCGGCTCTTCCCGTTCGGCCGCGCGCAAGCGGGCGCTGGCCATCCTGGAAAGGGTGGGGCTCGGGCACCGCCTCGACCACAGGCCGGGCGAGCTTTCGGGAGGCGAGCAGCAGCGGGTGGCGGTGGCCAGGGCTCTGGCTGCGCATCCTTCGGTGGTGCTTGCCGACGAGCCGACCGGCAACCTCGATCCCGGGACGGCCGAAGAAGTGCACCGCCTGCTGCGCGACGTTCAGAAGGAAGAAGGCGCGGCGCTGATCGTGGCTACGCACAACTCCACTCTGGCCGGGATGCTCGACCGGACGCTACGAATGGAGAATGGCGTGTTGAAGGAGGGCCGGTGGTCCTGA
- the lpxA gene encoding acyl-ACP--UDP-N-acetylglucosamine O-acyltransferase: protein MSARIHPTAVVDPAARLGDGVTVGPYCVIGGGADVGADTEIGPHVVIDGLVTIGARNRIIGQASIGSPPQDLKYQGSPTRLEIGDENIIREFVTMNRATEHGGGVTRVGSRGIYMAYSHVAHDCLVGDHVVMANGATLAGHVTIEDHAIVGGLVAIHQFVRIGESAILGGGAMVTLDIAPYCMAAGDRAVLHGLNVIGLRRRGFSAATIAALRSAYRTIFRSGMRLADALEELRAEADSEPCVASLVRFIEQSQRGICR from the coding sequence GTGAGCGCCCGCATTCATCCCACCGCCGTCGTCGATCCTGCTGCCAGGCTCGGCGACGGCGTCACCGTCGGTCCCTACTGCGTGATCGGCGGCGGAGCCGACGTCGGCGCCGACACCGAGATCGGCCCGCACGTCGTCATCGACGGCCTGGTCACGATCGGTGCGCGCAACCGCATCATCGGCCAGGCCTCGATCGGCAGCCCTCCCCAGGATCTCAAGTACCAGGGCAGCCCGACGCGCCTGGAGATCGGCGACGAGAACATCATCCGCGAGTTCGTCACGATGAACCGCGCGACCGAACACGGAGGCGGCGTCACCCGCGTCGGCAGCCGCGGCATCTACATGGCGTACTCGCACGTTGCCCACGACTGCCTGGTCGGTGACCACGTGGTGATGGCCAACGGCGCGACGCTGGCAGGCCACGTGACGATCGAAGACCATGCGATCGTCGGCGGGCTGGTGGCGATCCACCAGTTCGTGCGCATCGGCGAGTCGGCGATCCTCGGCGGAGGCGCGATGGTCACGCTCGACATCGCACCGTACTGCATGGCGGCGGGCGACCGCGCCGTGCTGCACGGGCTCAACGTGATCGGGCTTCGTCGCCGCGGCTTTTCGGCCGCGACGATCGCGGCGCTGCGCTCGGCGTACCGCACCATCTTCCGCTCGGGCATGCGGCTTGCGGACGCGCTCGAGGAGCTCAGGGCCGAAGCCGACAGCGAGCCGTGCGTGGCCAGCCTCGTGCGCTTCATCGAGCAGTCCCAGCGCGGAATCTGCCGATGA
- the lysS gene encoding lysine--tRNA ligase: MSDENAAAPSDAQTAARQSEQVRVRRAKLAELRAGGSAFPNDFKPDASCESLIAGFGDLAGEQVEARSGVYRLGGRIVAIRDFGKTKFLKLQDGSGSLQLFVSRAELGEEGYDVARRLDAGDIVGACGRLFRTRTGELTLRLDSLRLLVKSLRPLPEKWHGLVDKEARYRQRYLDLIVNDDVRRTFRRRAQIIAALRRFLGDEGYLEVETPLLQPIAGGAAARPFVTHHNALSMDLYMRIAPELYLKRLVVGGMERVFELGRMFRNEGISLQHNPEFTMCEFYQAWATYEDLIALTERMLSSLAVEVTGSEKVSYCGEVLDFSAPMRRIDMTDAVAGALGVSREQALERNVLEAAADRLGIDAKKRQPGLGLLADVFEATCEKDLIQPTFITGFPIEISPLARRSDRDPRFVDRFELYVAGREIANGFSELNDPEDQHQRFLDQLRRREAGDEEASDFDEDYVRALEVGLPPTAGEGIGIDRLVMLLTDSPSIRDVLFFPHLRHETSQRQEGRGRPAE; encoded by the coding sequence ATGTCGGACGAAAACGCAGCAGCCCCAAGCGATGCCCAGACGGCCGCTCGCCAGAGCGAGCAGGTGCGGGTGCGCCGGGCGAAACTGGCCGAGCTTCGCGCCGGCGGCAGCGCCTTCCCCAACGATTTCAAGCCCGATGCCAGCTGCGAGTCGCTCATTGCCGGGTTCGGCGACCTTGCGGGAGAGCAGGTCGAAGCGCGAAGCGGCGTCTACCGCCTCGGCGGCCGCATCGTCGCGATCCGCGATTTCGGCAAGACCAAGTTCTTGAAGCTCCAGGACGGCTCCGGCTCCCTCCAGCTCTTCGTCAGCCGCGCCGAGCTCGGTGAGGAAGGTTACGACGTCGCCAGGCGCCTGGACGCCGGGGACATCGTCGGTGCCTGCGGTCGGCTGTTCCGCACCCGCACCGGAGAGCTGACGCTTCGCCTCGACAGCTTGAGGCTGCTCGTCAAGTCGCTGAGGCCGCTTCCGGAGAAGTGGCACGGCCTGGTCGACAAGGAGGCGCGCTACCGCCAGCGCTACCTCGACCTGATCGTCAACGACGACGTGCGGCGCACGTTCCGCCGCCGCGCGCAGATCATCGCTGCGCTGCGCCGCTTCCTCGGCGACGAGGGTTACCTCGAAGTCGAGACGCCGCTGCTGCAGCCGATCGCCGGCGGCGCGGCGGCGCGTCCGTTCGTCACGCACCACAACGCGCTGTCGATGGACCTGTACATGCGCATCGCGCCGGAGCTGTACCTGAAGCGGCTCGTCGTCGGCGGCATGGAGCGCGTCTTCGAGCTCGGGCGCATGTTCCGCAACGAGGGGATTTCGCTGCAGCACAACCCCGAGTTCACGATGTGCGAGTTCTACCAGGCGTGGGCCACGTACGAGGACCTGATTGCGCTGACCGAGCGGATGCTTTCGAGCCTCGCCGTCGAGGTGACGGGGAGCGAGAAGGTTTCCTACTGCGGAGAGGTCCTCGATTTCTCGGCGCCGATGCGCCGCATCGACATGACCGACGCCGTTGCCGGCGCGCTCGGCGTATCGCGCGAGCAGGCGTTGGAACGAAACGTGCTGGAGGCCGCCGCCGACCGTCTCGGCATCGACGCGAAGAAGAGGCAGCCCGGCCTCGGTCTTCTCGCCGACGTGTTCGAAGCCACCTGTGAGAAGGATCTCATCCAGCCGACGTTCATCACCGGCTTTCCGATCGAGATCTCGCCGCTGGCGCGCCGCAGCGACCGCGACCCTCGCTTCGTCGACCGCTTCGAGCTGTACGTGGCAGGGCGCGAGATCGCCAATGGTTTTTCCGAGCTGAACGACCCCGAGGACCAGCACCAGAGGTTCCTCGACCAGCTTCGCCGGCGCGAGGCCGGCGACGAGGAGGCGAGCGACTTCGACGAGGACTACGTTCGCGCCCTGGAGGTCGGACTTCCTCCGACGGCTGGAGAGGGCATCGGCATCGACCGCCTGGTGATGCTGCTGACCGATTCGCCGTCGATCCGCGACGTGCTGTTCTTTCCACACCTTCGCCACGAAACGTCCCAGCGGCAAGAGGGCCGCGGCCGACCGGCCGAGTAG